The genomic stretch ATGCATAAGCACAGTCGCCTGACAACATTACCATCACATGTCGCTGTTTCATGAAACACTCCAATAATTAATAATAACGGGCTGTCCCAGCTATATCTTTGTATATGGTGAAAAAACTAACCAGCATTGGatcgcatatatatatatataatcaacCTGCTGGTTGAGTACAGCTTAGACAATGAAGCAATGCCAGCTGATCAGTCGTAGAGAACGAAAGCGACGAAGCTCTGCTTCTTTCTACCAAAAAACAGAGGTACCCCCCTCTCAACCACGAGTCTACGACGACGACTTCCCGGGGGCTTTGAGCTCACCGAGAGCACTCACACCCTTATCAAAAAGAAAGCACTCAAGCACATGAGCATTTATTTGCAGCGCCCGTCTCGCTCAATTACCCTGAAAATCAACTCACTGATGTCACTGAAAATGCTCGTTTAGAGGCAGCGGGGTAGGACGACCAGCACGTACATACTGTACTACTGGTACGCCAAGACCCGATCCGCCACAAAGAAGCAAAGAATGAATGTTAGATCGTAGTCGACAACCCTCCCACGAAGTcaagctactccctccgtccacgaaagagccaatttctagagttgtcttaagtcaaaatttttaaactttgaccaaaaatttctagaaaaaaatgctaagatttatggtatcaaattagtatcattagattcatcatagaatatattttcatataatgtgcattttatattatagatgttgttattcttttctataaagttagtcaaactttaaaaagtttgactgacacggattctaggaattgattctttcgtggacggagggagtacgtgCATGAGCGTCTCGGATAACCTAATCAATGCTAGCCATCTACACCACACTAACACTAAGCACGCCGTCAAATCAACAGGTGTCCAGCTAATCGATCGATTGGACTGACCCGTGAAAAATAAAATACTACATGCACAGATGCTGCTGAGATACACAAATACTCCGTATGTAATAATCCATCTATGTTGACATGGTTGGAGCAGTAGAGCAGAGACACATataccctgctgctgctgcttcttcttcttcttctttggtggatgGATCGGCGTGCAGTGCAGACATCAGCTGATTGAAAGCCACCAGAAAGGCAGCGACGAGGAGACTAACATTCATTCATGACATGAATCATTCATCCATCCGTCCATCGTTCCGTCCCTTTCGTTCCCGCATTTGCTCCTTGCTTGCCGACCGAGAACTCGTCCCCGCAAACAAACCGCACTTATTTGACGCGCCGTTGGACTCCGTTTTCCTTCCGCCGGACCGGAGTTGACACCTCGATTTTGAGCGTTGGCGTCCGATCGAGATCAGATCCGCAGTTGCTTTCGTGACGGGACACACGGCACCAATCAATCAGGACATAACAAAGGGGCTTTCGCTTAGGTTAGCTTTGGCTACTCCAACTCGATCGCTCTCCAACCAACACACAAAACGCCTCTGCTCGGCTCGCTCaactgcatatatatatatatatatatatatatatatatatatatatatatattctgtgtgtgtgtgtgttctctTCCAACCACGTCATTGCAGCTAACCCCAGTCTGTGCGTGCCTTTTAAACTGATCTGATGATGGTCGCCCTCCCTCCTGCGTTGTTGACGAAATGACATGTCCTGACTCCTGATGAAGTAGTATATACTGCAGATTGAGCAAGCATTAAGGACGACGAGATGATGCATATAGTAGTTAATTAATCAATTGATTTTATAGGAGGTTGGGGGGATTCCCCCCTAGTAGATAGCTAACGAGAGCAAGGCGGCCAGTGCACGCATATTCTGGGCGCAAATTGCAGCGGACCGGCCGGCTCGTCGTTTGGCCATCGCAAGCAAGCATTGTACATGCATGTCCGGCAAACAGAGCATCTTTGTCTCAGATCTCTCGCGACTAAAATAATGTCTATAGTGGCCGGACCGGCGACCAAGCTAGCTGCTACTGCTAGCCGTGTGTGCAGTGGGTCGTAAATTTTTGGTGTCACGTAAGCGTCATGCTCATGCATGAGCATGATGCGtgaaaataaattaataaacaaATTAATTCTATCAACTTGTGTTCGTGGATCGCGGTACAACAGAACGGCCGGATGGATCTCTCGGTCCGTGTGTACTGATGTGCAACGTATGTCCAGGTGCTGGATACTTCCGGCAGATGTAGGGACAACAGGTGCGAGGTGCGTGTAGAATATGCTCTAGATGTTGACTCGGCATGCATGGACGATCCAACAGACATCAGGTGCAGTGGGATTGAGAATTTGCACTTGCTTCAGGGAGTAGTAGGAGGACGATATTGATCATGGTGTGCATTATGTTGTTGCTATATAAATGCTACTAAGCTAATATAGATATCGCCgtattttatcttttcttgggATAAAGTGGGGTatatactgtatttatctgaTCTTTCATTTAGTTTGGTTCTTATATATGTCCACCTCGGCCTTAATTTATTAACTTTTCTGCTGGCAGAAATTAAAATAGGCTCATCATCGTTCACCAATTAGGTATTCCGTCAGGAGTCAGGAGCATGCATATGTATGATTGAATTGGTGCTTATTTTCTGCCTGAACTAAATAATATGACAGGTCTATCCTCTACTAGGCTACTAGCTAGCAAGCTATGGAAGTTTTTTTAAGGTATCTTTGTTGACTTGGTTCCAAATTGAAAAAGTCTGGAGAAATACtagtagcatatatatatagggccTTATCATTTCAttgactaggccttgtttagttcgcaaaaattttcaagattcctcgtcacatcgaatcttttggtcgcatgcatggagcattaaatataaataaaaataaaaactaattgcacagtttacctgtaatttgtgagatgaatcttttaaagctagttactttatgattgggcaatgtttgtcaaataaaaacgaaagtgctacagtagccaaaaaccaaagtttttgccaactaaacaaggcctaactataTCATTCTGTATTGGGTATATTGGCCCTCTTCGCTTCGTTGATTTTTGTTTTCGAAAGGTTAAAATAGAAGAAAGAGTTGTTGTTACACGTACGAGTTGTTGTCACACCACGGCGAGTTGCCGTGTGATATACAGACCGGGCACGCTAACAAGGATCACCGGCTTAAATGGCGGTGCTAAGCAGTTGTACTAAATGTTGAAATTTGGTTTATGTTGATACTAAAAAGTATTatttgctgatttgttatgagagaaaccATGCTGATAACTGATAAGATAGGAGCAATATTGTGCTTACTTGCTCCTTTCATTGACCTTCTATTACTTCTTTCAAATGATATACTGTACGTACTCAACAGCTAGCGAGAAGAGTATGCATGATGTGcgtggaagaaaaaaaaatcagccaACCATTTCATTGTACATTATACGCCTCATAGTCCTCCGTATACTTTGCTTCCTTCCTTATCAAGGGATCATAGTGCACGACTACGAAGAATTTTCATTGAAGTTATTATATAGGGAAAACTAGCTAATTAATTACTTTGGGTCATTGGATTGACCAAAACATACATGCTCATGGTTTCGAGTGTCAGTCTGTCAGACCAAGAGATCACAGGCTGCCTACGTACGTACCAGCAAAAGGAATACGCTATCTCGGCCGCATCCATACCCTTTTGTCTTAGTTGTGTATACTACGTAGCTGTGTTCCTTGCGAAAGCAAGTATTCATATTCATGCATCAACAGATATGCATACGCTCATGATCGGTTGGTTAGGGCATGTACAGATGCCATGCGGTTTTGGGACGCTCTCTCGTCTACTAGTAGAGATACTAGTAGTGCTGCAGTACGTGTGCACGCAGCGTGTGACGTCGCCGCTGCGCCCTTGAGCAGAGTGCGCCGCACGGCTCCCGGCCGGCATCATGCTGCGCGCTCACCTGCCTGGATGGCCTGCCTGGCGCGCAAGTCAAAAGCTACCGCCGAACGATCAGCGTCGCGCGCCCGCGAATGAACGGCGGGAGGAGGCTCCGGAGCAGCGCTGCCGCCGCTCGCGCACGGCACGACTCGCCCGGCGCCGCGCGTGTCCGCGTAGGGGTTACGCGCGCGCGGCGTATCGCAGCGCACGCgctacggcggcggcgggcgagaACCTGCCGACCGATTGCACTCCGATTCGCGccgttgctttttttttttagcATGAAACGGCAGGTGCTCAGCTCTGCCTTTGCATTAAGTAGAGATAAAACAAAAAGGTACAGACAGGTTTACATGCTGGTTATACAATCCAGCCAATAGTATCAGTAATCTAGAAAGTAAGAAAACTGCACTGCAATTGCAGTCTGAAAACTTCCACTATGTTACGTTGCCGCGCCGTTGCATTGCCGCGCCAGGGAGGTGCATGCATGGTTCCAGCTTTCCGATCAGCCGAGGCCCGTATACGTCTCTGTCTTGATTGCTTGTATACCTCTAGCTATGTAGGTGCACGAGTTTACGGATGTGTGTCGAGCTGAGTCGTCATCGTCAGATTGCTTTAGCACTCGAGCCTCTCAAAACAAATTCAATCTAACCGTACGTCATCTCCTCGTGTCATCAGGCTATTTATAGTATTTACCTTTACTTTTACATCCGCTTTTGATAGTGCTTATTGTCAGTGTTATCGATGAAGGTATAAAGTGATTGATGGACTTGAATCGTCAAAATTTTACTCTGCTTGGAGTACTGGTGGTGCATTGACACGGTGAACACATGAGACCGAGGAACACACAGAGTCTGGAATCTATTCCATATTTCCATGGGAGGCGCCAACTCAGAGATGTTAACGTGCATGCTAAACCCAACCGTGGAACCAACACCGTTCCCGTAGAGGCCATGCACGCCTCGATGGACATGGAAAACACGTTTGGCTCTTTTCAAATCCCAAACAGGAAGATCCAAGCTGCGTATccagcattagcaccggtccaaCAAACCACAGCTTATTCATACAAGGCATGCTAATTATGCACACGTTCCAGAGGAtttttctaattaattatatcaTTGTGGCGAGCTAATCAACGACAAAAAAACACGTTTACATGCATCCGATCTGCTGTGTGCCATCCTATATTCCCATGAATCCAGAAAGGCAAAAGGGCAGCCCCCTCAGTCCTATTGAATGTTTGACATATGCATGTAACATATATATGAAATAACAGATTGCACATTTTATATGAAAactgcgagataaatcttttaagtctaattagtccatgattagtcataattgctacagtaacatgtgtgctaatgatagattaattaggcttaataaatttgtctcgtaGTTTCCACGCgagttatataattagttttttaattAGCATCCGAACATCTCTTCTGACATCGGATGTGatacctaaaaatttttcatccacaaactaaacaaggccttagcaaaaTACACCGCGAGCATGTTTTAATTGACACAGATATTGCATGTACTAGTTCTAAAATTGTTCCGTCTGCTTCTTCAAGTAAAAGTAAGTTGAATTGGAGTTGTAGTATTGTAATTGTAAGGGCTGTTCGATAGGGCTTCGGATGCTTCTATAAATGTTTCGGATCTAAgattttctcagaaaacatttcGGACGATGaatcagattttttttttttttttggtgaatAGACGATGAATCAGAATTGCTTTGCCGTTTAGATGGAAGAATCACAATCACTATGAAAATCAAGTTATCACGGTTTCACGCTTGTTTTGGACACCAAACGCTTGAAGCTGTTTCGAGTAGAAACGTTTCATTGCTATACCGTTTGGCTCTGATTCTACCGTTGCTTGAGAGAATTGAAAACGATTTATGTTGCCAACACACACTCTTAAATGCATCCTCCTGGATAACTAGGATGTTTACTTTTCAACATGTCCTCTCTTTGTAAACACATATAGGAGAGAGAAATCTTTCGtgtccatctaagaaacaacttTGTCTTCAAACAGGTCCAGCCAAACATTTTTACTTGGCCAAAGAAGTTTTCCAGAAGGAGCTAAGCATGTTGGTCTTTTGAGTTATCTGTAACTTTGACTCATGGCGCCAAAATCTATTGTAATGGAGTAATGGACACtctctttttcatttttttcctttctttccTGGTTCATTAATTTAATTAGTTTCATTTGTACTGCAACCTTCCCCTTTTATTCAACAAACGCCTGTGTAGGGGCTCCAAACTCCTCCAGTTCTGAAAAAAAGCAACCCGGCTAGACTTGTTTGGATTCCTTCCTCTAAACTTtatagctttaaaagttttagaacATTTAGCTCACTTTTTGTGAGGTGGGTTAAAGTTTAGAGCTAAGTATTTATTTGGAGCTTTAGCTCTAAAGTTTTTTTAGATTAGGGAATAAAATATTCCAGCCTTCACAATCAACAGTGATTGCTTAGAGTCAAACCTTACAAGAGAAGGACTTAGCCCAGAAACCACAAGCGGGAAGACCAGCTGAATTACCAATACCTTACAAGAACAAACAAAAGACAAGACATAGCCTAAAGAAAAGGATGAAACTAAAATGGGACATAACTCATCTTCCAGACCAAACCCCTACAGACTACCACAGCACAAACCTGGATCGGAGACACTCTAGAGAAGGAAATCCAAACAGATACCTTGTTATATATCTGTAGACAATCTGTACACACAAGAATATTTATGGACGGCGGGCGAGCAGGTTAATTCCCTAGTAACCTTAAACCATGAATTGTTTCAGTATATTCCCTAATGATCATGCATTCTAAGTTTCATTTTTCCCGGTGGAAATTTTCTGAGTCGATCATCGTACGTAAATGGTCCTCATCCTCCAAGTTGGCTCACAATCACAACACCAGCGCGCGGGGGGACTCGAAATTTTCCATGGGGTCCCTATCACCTCCCTCCATTTGCTTTGTAGCATCCCCGATTATATTACCCAGATGTCATCCTCTGCTGGTGGTGTTGCACAGCGGTGTGTCGACACATGCTCCCCGGCCACAACATTTTTCTATCCCGTGTCGGGTTACACTCCACCCGATCGGATCGGACCGCTGcttaattaggccttgtttacttccgaaaatttttggaaaatggacactgtagcattttcatttgtatttgacaaatattgtccaatcatggactaagtaggctcaaaagatttgtctcgtcaatttcgaccaaactgtgtaattagtttttattttcgtctatatttaatactccatgcatacgtctaaagattcgatgtgacgagaaatggaaaaattttgcaaaattttctgggaagtaaacaaggccttagtttaatCCGGCGTCATCGCTCCGACCCGGTCGGCTAGCTAATTAACCAAACCAAGCCAAAGCACTTGCAGCTAAGCGCTAGTGCGGCGGGCGGGCGGACGGGACAAGCACCAGCCGCGCTTGCGTCTCGTCAGCCCCGATGGCCCCTGCCGGGCGCGCCGGCCGCGAGTCCCATCGCCCCGTCCGACGTGGCGGACAGCGCGGGCCCACGTGCTCCCTCCCGGCTCGGGCAGTGACGCCCGCGTGGGCCACGCGCTGCCGGGGCAGGGCATCAGATCAGGGGCTTGGCAGCCCCCGACCCGACGTGCATGGCGCCGCGACGGACGAGAGGCCCCTGACCACGCCACGACCCCCGAGCGCTATATATACCCGGCCCCTGCAACGGCATCGGCATCCTCTCCTTCCCTCACAAGTTCTGCAAGCGACGAGACAGAGAGAATTGCAAGCAAGAGCCCCCCTAGCGTACCGAGCTAggtagccagccaaagagacccggccggccggcctcgTTCAGTTTGATCAGTTTCTCCGATCCTCCCGATCCATGGCTCCGAtggccacggcggcggcggcggcggcggtggggagGGTGACGGCGCTGGGGGTGGCGGCGTGCGAGCGCGACGTGGAGAAGCTGGAGTTCATCGAGGACAAGACCAAGAACTTCGACGCCGAGCAGGTGCGCGTGCTGGCGGAGATCCTGGCACGGAACAACGGCGCCGAGTACCTGCGGCGGCACGGCATGGAGGGGCGCACGGACCGCCAGGCTTTCAAGGCGCGCGTGCCCGTGGTGACGTACGAGGACCTCCGCCCGGAGATCGACCGCATCGCCAACGGCGACCGCTCCAACATCATCTCCTCCCACCCCATCACCGAGTTCCTCactaggtatatatatatatatatgtaattaaTCAATCGGCCGGTTGTTTAATTTTAATCGGTGGTTTCGGTCGGTCAATGGTGCATATATGCAACTAACAACTGAGGATTAACGGTTGATTAATCCATGGGCTGGCTGGTGTTGGAATTGACGTCTGGCTTATTCAAATGTGCGCGTGCAGCTCGGGGACGTCGGCCGGGGAGAGGAAGCTAATGCCGACGATCGAGGACGAGCTCAACAGGCGGCAGATGCTCTACAGCCTTCTCATGCCCGTCATGAACCTGTGGGTGAACGACAAATTAATCTCTTCTTCCTTTTTAAGCCTTAATCAATTTGTCTTCGATCGTTGTCCGCCGTCATGGATATATATGTTTTCGATTCATTAATTTGCCTGTTTTGACCCGGCCAAGGCGGTAGGGGTCGAGCGATCAAGCTAACCGTTTTCGGCTGCAATCGACCAAGTTGATGAGCTGGtgctctatatattttttttattagggCTTAAGATAGTCTCTGAGTTTACTAAATTGACCTAACTGAAAATGGTGTTCTGTTACACATATCTTTCTGGTCTCTCACACACAGTCCATTAACTAACGTAACcttttcttttcaaagatgaacGGTTCATGCCATTTATTTATAAAGGAAGGTAGTGAAAATATGGTTCATGCCGTTTCAGAAAAAAAAGTAATATAATGGTTCATTATGATCGTAGAGTGGTAATTAAGCACAAAAACTGCAAAAAAAAATAGTGGTACAAATTAATGCTGGAACGTCATGCGTTCGTAGTCTTTGTGTCCTGCCGGGCCTGGCCTGGCCGGACCGGGCGTTAGGCTAAGCGACCCGGCAACTTGGTGGAGGCGTGGCTAATCATTTTAGACTAAGCCTAAAATAATGCGAGTTTGTGTCTTAGACGCCAGAGATGCCTTGGGTGTTTCTCTACTTTTTGGGCGCCAAGATTCCTTTTCTTATTTGTGGCATCTCTCCTCTACCTTCCTAAAATAAACTCCTGGGCAGCTCAAAGTCCATTGCATACGTAAGCGGGAAGTTGGAGTGTGTTAATTCTTGGAAACAACGCGACAAACGCAGTGCCTTCCCACGCTGAAATATGCTCATCAGTGGAAGAATTGGAGCCAATAATCAACTTGCACTACCACACACGTATGTAGGTACACACACTGGATAAAGTTTGTTAATTGTACTTGCCACATTATACAACATATGGCCTGGCCAAAAAGAGAGTATATCCGTTAATTCACACTATATATACCTAGCTCTACTTGGTTAGTTATCACTTCTATATATACCATAAAGAATTCATATTGAAAGAAAAAATCTCATGTAGACTAGACATATCTACCACCAAATATCTGTCTGAATTCCAGTCACCAATTCAACCGCGCGCAACAATTGTGGATGCATAAAAAAACTTCTAGCTACTTTCTCTGTTCCCTGAGTTTCTCCCTGAGTTTCTTCTGTTTTTCTCTACTTAAACTTCTTTTGCTTTCAATAAATTTGTTGTAGGGGTCTCGACCCCTCcagatttctcaaaaaaaaaaaaaaacttctagCTAGAAAAGAAATCAAGTACTATCTATCGTgcttttcaaaaaaaagtatCTATTGTTAATTAAAAAAACAATTCTTGATTGCACAGTATGTAGCTAGCACTGTTCTGATCATGGAACGCGACTGGTGGATCATGTTCATCATGAATCAGGTACGTGCCTGGGCTGGACAAGGGGAAGGGCCTCTACTTCCTGTTCATCAAGTCGGAGACGAAGACGCCCGGCGGGCTCCCGGCGCGCCCCGTGCTGACCAGCTACTACAAGAGCGACCACTTCAAGCACCGCCCCTACGACCCCTACAACGTGTACACCAGCCCCACCGCCGCCATCCTCTGCACCGACTCCTTCCAGTCCATGTACTCTCAGATGCTGTGCGGCCTGGTGGCGCGCACCGAGGTGCTCCGCGTCGGCGCCGTCTTCGCGTCCGGCCTGCTCCGCGCCATCCGCTTCCTGCAGCTCCACTGGAAGGAGCTCGCGCACGACCTCCGCACGGGCACCCTGAGCGCCAGGGTCGTGGAGCCCTCCATCCGGGACGCCGTGGCCGAGGTGCTGACGAAGCCGGACGCCGGCCTGGCCGACCTCGTGGAGGCCGAGTGCGGCAAGGACAACTGGGAGGGCATCATCACCCGGGTGTGGCCCAACACCAAGTACCTGGACGTGATCGTGACGGGCGCCATGGCGCAGTACATCCCGACGCTCAAGTACTACAGCGGCGGCCTCCCCATGGCGTGCACCATGTACGCGTCGTCCGAGTGCTACTTCGGCCTGAACCTCCGCCCCATGTGCGACCCGTCGGAGGTGTCCTACACCATCATGCCCAACATGGGCTACTTCGAGCTGCTTCCGCACGACCCGGAGGACAAGCCGgcggtgtcgtcgtcgtcggcggcgtcGGCCATGGACCACGACCGCCTGCTGGTGGACCTGGCGGACGCCGAGGTCGGGAAGGAGTACGAGCTGGTGATCACCACCTACGCGGGGCTCTGCCGCTACCGCGTCGGCGACATCCTGCACGTGACGGGGTTCCACAACGCGGCGCCGCAGTTCCGGTTCGTGCGCCGCAAGAACGTGCTCCTCAGCATCGACTCCGACAAGACGGACGAGGCGGAGCTGCAGTCCGCCGTGGAGCGCGCGTCGCGGCTGCTGGCGCCCTACGACGCGCGCATCGTGGAGTACACCTCGCAGGCGGACGCCACCACCATCCCGGGCCACTACGTGGTGTACTGGGAGCTGATGGTGCGGGACGGCGGCGCGTCGCCCGAGCCGGACGTGTTCGAGCGCTGCTGCCTGGAGATGGAGGAGGCGCTGAACGCGGTGTACAGGCAGGGCCGGAACGGGGACGCCATCGGGCCACTGGAGATCCGGGTGGTGCGAGGCGGCACGTTCGAGGAGGTGATGGACTACGCCATCTCGCGGGGGGCGTCCATCAACCAGTACAAGGCGCCCAGGTGCGTGTCGTTCGGGCCCATCATCGAGCTGCTCAACTCCAGGGTGGTGTCCAGGCACTTCAGCCCGGCGTGCCCCACGTACAGCCCGCACAAGAAGTGATCCACAGGCCGGTCGGATTCGGTGACGGCCCAGGATGAGCTACAGTTCTGCTAGTAGGTAGTACTACTAGTGCTTTGCTTGTTGCTCTTACAGTGCGTGTGTTTCGGTTCCTCTCGTGTACGAGGCAGAGGAGTGAATTAGTCACGGCTCCTAGCTGCTTTGCTTGCTTCCTGCCAGCTGCTGCCTGGCTCTGTGGTAACTCCAATGCTAGTATCGTACCGTAGTTATATTACATACTTGTGGGTGATGTCGTCATTTCTGGAGTGGAGATGACGAGTGTTAATTTGTACTTGTATAAGACGGTATCATGGTAACGTCATTCTTGGCCCAATATCATAACTGGCCTTCTGGATACTCTGCTTATGTTATGTTTGCATGTCTGTATGTTTTATGCTTTTATCACGGGAGCGAGTGACACTGCTAGGTTATCTGCACATAACAACAGCACAGAAACGATCATCATCTGCACATAACAACAGTTACAACGAGAAGGGCCTAATAACTCGAACTACAAAAGCAAAAAAAAGCTCACTCTCATACATGATGAGATAACCTGACAAATCAAAGATCtgcatttttattattttttcaaAGGAGGGCAAAAGTTTTGCCGTAATTTTTATTAGACgaagaaaataaaagacaaaTCCATTCTTGATTATAGGCTGCGCACACAGATAATTGTTTTTTTGAGTAATCCACACAGATAATTGTTTCCATGCACAATTACATGTCGATTGATAGTGGGTCTGTTTCTTCATGTACTAGGGCGCACTTGTACCACTTTTATCTTGGGTGGCAGGAAGGTGTCCATCATTTGAGCAGCTTAGAAGATCTGGAAGTCTTCTCAATTGTGGTCCTCCAAGTGGTCTCCCGTTCATGCGTTTTGGCTTTATATCCTATGTTTGAAATGTTATGCACGTTAgttttaaaaagaaaacaatCAACAAGGCCCCAAAATAAGCACGTACAGGTCAATATATTTTTAATCTCGAAGTTAGACATTTCAATCTGCCTATAGCCTGTACTGAAAATAATATGTTTCTTCTATCCTGGTTATTGTGA from Sorghum bicolor cultivar BTx623 chromosome 3, Sorghum_bicolor_NCBIv3, whole genome shotgun sequence encodes the following:
- the LOC8072113 gene encoding probable indole-3-acetic acid-amido synthetase GH3.2; translation: MAPMATAAAAAAVGRVTALGVAACERDVEKLEFIEDKTKNFDAEQVRVLAEILARNNGAEYLRRHGMEGRTDRQAFKARVPVVTYEDLRPEIDRIANGDRSNIISSHPITEFLTSSGTSAGERKLMPTIEDELNRRQMLYSLLMPVMNLYVPGLDKGKGLYFLFIKSETKTPGGLPARPVLTSYYKSDHFKHRPYDPYNVYTSPTAAILCTDSFQSMYSQMLCGLVARTEVLRVGAVFASGLLRAIRFLQLHWKELAHDLRTGTLSARVVEPSIRDAVAEVLTKPDAGLADLVEAECGKDNWEGIITRVWPNTKYLDVIVTGAMAQYIPTLKYYSGGLPMACTMYASSECYFGLNLRPMCDPSEVSYTIMPNMGYFELLPHDPEDKPAVSSSSAASAMDHDRLLVDLADAEVGKEYELVITTYAGLCRYRVGDILHVTGFHNAAPQFRFVRRKNVLLSIDSDKTDEAELQSAVERASRLLAPYDARIVEYTSQADATTIPGHYVVYWELMVRDGGASPEPDVFERCCLEMEEALNAVYRQGRNGDAIGPLEIRVVRGGTFEEVMDYAISRGASINQYKAPRCVSFGPIIELLNSRVVSRHFSPACPTYSPHKK